A genomic stretch from Sulfobacillus thermosulfidooxidans includes:
- a CDS encoding regulatory protein RecX, with protein MSRTSNKDPYIQALRWLGYRDYSSACLAKRLQEQGYDYPLVEQTVSRLIDEGWLDDVRLARQIIEQCLATQTMGPGLIRHRLMSRGLSREIWENILHERIQAIDWLKIAEALEERYDMNEPRERLRFGRYLIRRGFPTAVAWQLAGPDNAPATEKEC; from the coding sequence ATGAGCAGGACATCGAATAAAGATCCCTATATTCAAGCACTGCGCTGGTTGGGATATCGCGACTATAGCAGTGCGTGCCTGGCAAAACGTCTGCAAGAACAGGGTTATGATTATCCTCTTGTAGAACAAACGGTAAGCCGACTCATCGATGAAGGGTGGTTAGATGATGTCCGGCTTGCCCGCCAGATTATTGAGCAATGTCTAGCGACACAAACGATGGGACCGGGTTTAATTCGCCACCGCCTGATGTCACGAGGATTATCTAGAGAAATTTGGGAAAATATCCTTCATGAACGAATCCAGGCGATTGATTGGCTAAAGATTGCCGAAGCTCTTGAGGAGCGGTACGATATGAACGAACCGCGGGAACGACTTCGGTTTGGCCGCTACTTAATCCGTCGAGGATTCCCCACGGCAGTGGCATGGCAGTTAGCAGGCCCGGATAATGCGCCAGCAACAGAAAAGGAGTGTTAA
- the recA gene encoding recombinase RecA produces MAMDRNKALDLALAQIEKQFGKGSIMRLGEASGQTAIDVISTGCLPLDIAMGVGGLPRGRVVEIYGQESSGKTTIALHAIAEAQKAGGVAAFIDVEHALDPLYARKLGVNLNDLLISQPDTGEQALEIAEALVRSGAVDIVVVDSVAALVPRAEIEGEMGDAHVGLQARLMSQALRKLTGAISKSNTVTVFINQLREKVGVMFGNPETTPGGRALKFYSSIRLEVRRIDSLKQGTEVVGNRTRVKVVKNKVAPPFKQAEFDILYGEGVSREGSILDLAVEIGLVQKSGAWYAYGDLRLGQGRENTREFLKNNPELAQELDAKIRQHFQASSSLVSLGTPDEQDIE; encoded by the coding sequence ATGGCGATGGACCGGAACAAGGCATTGGATCTGGCGCTCGCACAAATTGAAAAGCAATTTGGTAAGGGATCGATAATGCGATTAGGGGAGGCATCAGGGCAAACCGCGATCGATGTGATTTCGACCGGTTGTCTTCCCCTTGATATTGCGATGGGAGTAGGGGGATTGCCCCGCGGCAGAGTAGTGGAAATTTATGGACAAGAGTCCTCAGGAAAAACCACTATAGCATTGCATGCTATTGCTGAAGCGCAAAAAGCCGGGGGCGTAGCGGCGTTTATTGATGTGGAACACGCGTTAGATCCGCTATACGCGAGGAAACTTGGCGTGAATCTCAATGACTTGTTAATTTCTCAGCCAGATACTGGCGAACAAGCCCTGGAGATTGCTGAAGCACTTGTCCGGTCTGGCGCCGTAGATATTGTTGTGGTCGACTCGGTGGCGGCCCTTGTACCGCGGGCAGAAATTGAGGGCGAAATGGGTGACGCCCATGTGGGACTGCAGGCGCGGTTAATGTCTCAAGCGTTGCGGAAGTTAACGGGTGCGATTTCCAAGTCCAATACCGTGACCGTGTTTATTAACCAACTACGTGAAAAGGTTGGGGTCATGTTCGGCAACCCGGAAACAACGCCTGGGGGACGAGCCCTGAAATTTTATTCGTCCATTCGGCTAGAAGTCCGACGCATTGATAGCTTAAAACAAGGCACCGAGGTTGTAGGGAACCGAACGCGTGTGAAAGTGGTAAAAAACAAAGTGGCTCCACCCTTTAAACAGGCAGAATTTGATATCTTATATGGGGAAGGCGTCTCTCGTGAAGGCAGTATCTTAGATCTTGCGGTAGAAATTGGTCTCGTGCAAAAAAGTGGCGCCTGGTATGCCTATGGAGATTTGCGTTTAGGCCAAGGGCGAGAAAACACCCGGGAATTTCTCAAAAACAATCCCGAACTTGCGCAAGAATTGGACGCAAAGATCCGCCAGCATTTCCAAGCCAGTTCGTCTTTAGTGTCTTTAGGGACCCCTGATGAGCAGGACATCGAATAA
- a CDS encoding DEAD/DEAH box helicase encodes MEQESVKLETFKSMGLSLPVLKALEEMGFEEPSPIQVKTIPLILEGHDLIGQAQTGTGKTAAFGVPIVERLDHRSKKVQALVMAPTRELAIQVSEEITKIGRHSGVKVVPIYGGQSYDRQIKALEHGAQVVIGTPGRVMDHIRRGTLKLDSVRMVVLDEADEMLDMGFIEDVEFILQNIPTERQTMLFSATVPEAISRLARKYLKNPEHISISPERLTVPKIEQVYYEVREHEKLDGLSRILDMESAERTIIFCRTKKRVDELAEGLQARGYSAEAIHGDLNQVQRNRVLKRFKEGASEILVATDVAARGLDIDNVTHVINYDLPQDTETYVHRIGRTGRAGRSGTAITLVLPKEFRQFRQMERILRVRLQRRPLPTQEDVAEKQREALKNRLADEIERGVLPAYQDIVMELAQSYDSVDIAAAALRLMLDKGHDQPVEGEFGETGAEPGMVRLFLNLGRMDRVSPADIVRGLAEGAHISGSVIGLIDIYDRFTFVEMPKDAAAKVLQNMGSIVIRGKSVNMEPARPR; translated from the coding sequence ATGGAACAGGAATCCGTAAAACTCGAAACATTTAAGAGCATGGGGTTATCTTTGCCTGTGCTCAAAGCATTGGAGGAAATGGGATTTGAGGAGCCTTCCCCCATTCAGGTCAAAACTATTCCCTTAATTTTGGAAGGCCATGATTTGATTGGTCAGGCCCAAACCGGAACAGGAAAAACGGCAGCCTTCGGCGTGCCAATTGTTGAACGATTAGATCACCGAAGCAAAAAGGTCCAGGCCTTGGTGATGGCACCAACTCGGGAGTTGGCGATTCAGGTCTCCGAAGAGATTACAAAAATTGGGCGGCATTCTGGGGTCAAGGTCGTACCCATTTATGGGGGACAATCTTATGATCGTCAAATTAAGGCATTAGAACATGGCGCTCAAGTCGTGATTGGGACGCCGGGACGTGTCATGGATCATATCCGCCGCGGCACGTTGAAACTGGATTCGGTGCGCATGGTGGTCTTAGATGAAGCCGACGAAATGCTCGATATGGGATTTATCGAAGATGTTGAGTTTATTCTCCAAAATATTCCCACGGAACGGCAGACCATGTTATTTTCGGCGACCGTTCCCGAAGCAATTTCGCGATTAGCACGGAAATATTTGAAAAACCCCGAGCATATTTCGATCAGTCCGGAACGGCTAACGGTTCCCAAAATCGAACAGGTGTACTATGAAGTGCGGGAGCACGAAAAGCTTGATGGGCTATCACGTATTTTGGATATGGAAAGCGCCGAAAGAACGATTATCTTTTGCCGAACTAAAAAACGCGTCGATGAATTGGCTGAAGGATTGCAAGCTCGGGGATATTCTGCTGAAGCTATTCATGGCGATTTGAACCAGGTTCAAAGAAATCGTGTGCTTAAACGGTTTAAAGAGGGTGCGAGCGAGATTCTCGTAGCGACCGACGTGGCAGCACGTGGTCTCGATATCGATAACGTCACGCATGTGATTAATTATGACCTTCCCCAAGATACCGAAACCTATGTGCACCGTATAGGACGAACAGGCCGGGCAGGGCGAAGTGGTACCGCGATTACTCTCGTATTGCCCAAAGAATTTCGCCAATTTCGCCAGATGGAACGGATTTTGCGGGTGCGATTACAACGCCGTCCTTTGCCGACCCAAGAGGATGTTGCGGAGAAACAACGCGAAGCCTTGAAAAATCGATTGGCTGATGAAATTGAACGGGGCGTGTTGCCAGCCTACCAAGATATTGTCATGGAATTAGCTCAATCTTATGATAGCGTAGATATTGCGGCAGCTGCATTACGATTAATGCTCGATAAAGGGCATGATCAGCCCGTTGAGGGAGAATTTGGCGAGACGGGTGCTGAGCCCGGCATGGTTCGGCTGTTTTTGAACCTTGGTCGAATGGACCGTGTCTCTCCAGCGGATATTGTTCGGGGATTAGCGGAAGGAGCTCATATTTCTGGCAGTGTCATCGGGCTCATCGACATTTATGACCGCTTTACTTTCGTTGAAATGCCGAAGGATGCCGCTGCAAAAGTTCTCCAAAACATGGGCTCTATTGTTATTCGCGGAAAATCCGTTAATATGGAGCCCGCCCGGCCGCGGTAA
- a CDS encoding YfhL family 4Fe-4S dicluster ferredoxin, which yields MALKIIEECISCGACEPECPNGAISEAEDIYVIDPGHCTECYGFYTTQQCADVCPVEACVKDDKYPETAVELKEKFLSLYPDGHLENTDKWKPPTL from the coding sequence GTGGCTCTTAAAATCATTGAAGAATGCATCTCATGCGGGGCATGCGAACCCGAATGCCCTAATGGAGCCATTAGTGAGGCAGAAGATATTTATGTGATTGATCCCGGACATTGTACGGAGTGTTACGGTTTTTATACAACCCAGCAATGTGCGGATGTGTGTCCGGTAGAAGCCTGTGTGAAAGACGACAAATATCCTGAAACAGCTGTCGAATTAAAAGAAAAATTTCTGTCGTTATATCCTGATGGTCATTTGGAAAATACCGATAAATGGAAACCTCCCACTTTATAA